The proteins below come from a single Vitreimonas flagellata genomic window:
- the mtgA gene encoding monofunctional biosynthetic peptidoglycan transglycosylase gives MKRRKRFGLVITTISVLFIAFVLLPVTWAGAYLFFDPPSTMLMMQRAAEGQTIRHYPIPLNRMSPHIVRAVIAAEDANFCSHHGFDVEAIQDAMESNQRGGAVRGASTISQQTAKNLFLWPDRSWVRKGFETYFTALIEFMWPKRRIMEAYLNAAEWGDGNFGIEAAARARFGVSAADLTPLQAARLAAVLPSPNRWSADNPGPYVRRRAATLVQRARVVRNERTASCVLLMDRPEGQ, from the coding sequence ATCAAACGCCGCAAGCGTTTCGGTTTGGTGATCACCACGATCAGCGTGCTCTTTATCGCGTTCGTGTTGCTGCCGGTGACGTGGGCCGGCGCGTATCTTTTCTTCGATCCGCCTTCGACCATGCTGATGATGCAGCGCGCGGCGGAAGGCCAAACCATTCGTCACTATCCGATCCCGCTCAATCGCATGTCGCCGCACATCGTGCGCGCGGTGATTGCGGCGGAGGACGCGAATTTCTGCTCGCATCACGGCTTCGACGTCGAAGCCATCCAAGACGCGATGGAATCCAACCAACGCGGCGGCGCTGTGCGCGGCGCCTCCACCATCTCTCAGCAAACAGCGAAGAACCTCTTCCTCTGGCCGGATCGCTCCTGGGTGCGCAAAGGCTTCGAAACGTATTTCACGGCTTTGATCGAATTCATGTGGCCGAAGCGTCGGATCATGGAAGCGTATCTCAACGCCGCCGAATGGGGTGACGGCAATTTCGGCATCGAGGCCGCGGCGCGGGCGCGTTTCGGCGTCTCCGCCGCAGACCTCACGCCGCTGCAAGCCGCGCGTCTCGCCGCCGTACTGCCCAGCCCCAATCGCTGGAGCGCTGACAATCCGGGCCCTTACGTACGCCGCCGCGCGGCGACGCTGGTGCAGCGCGCCCGCGTTGTCCGCAATGAGCGCACCGCATCCTGCGTGCTGCTCATGGATCGTCCAGAAGGCCAGTGA
- a CDS encoding alpha/beta hydrolase, whose amino-acid sequence MPFGQIEAIAHEGLRLAFERQAGAQPTFVWCGGFKSDMTGTKAQALAEWAKLRDQGFVRFDYSGHGQSDGAFTDGTIGAWAGDALGIIDQVTEGPLVLVGSSMGGWISLLASRARPQRIAGLLLIAPAADFTERLMWASFPPEVRREIEETGRWERPSAYDPEPYMITRQLIEDGRKHLLMDGPIPFAGPVRILQGGRDPDVPAAHAEALSKLIQSPDLRFDLIPDGDHRLSRPEDIDRLIGVANELADRLAS is encoded by the coding sequence ATGCCATTCGGCCAAATCGAGGCCATTGCACACGAAGGCCTGCGCTTGGCGTTCGAACGCCAGGCCGGAGCGCAGCCGACCTTCGTGTGGTGCGGCGGGTTCAAGTCCGACATGACCGGCACAAAGGCGCAGGCCTTGGCCGAATGGGCGAAGCTGCGCGACCAAGGTTTTGTGCGCTTTGATTATTCTGGGCATGGCCAATCCGATGGCGCGTTCACGGACGGCACAATCGGGGCGTGGGCCGGCGATGCGCTGGGGATCATCGATCAGGTCACAGAAGGCCCACTCGTGCTGGTCGGCTCGTCCATGGGCGGCTGGATCAGCCTGTTAGCAAGTCGCGCCCGGCCGCAGCGAATCGCTGGCCTGTTGCTGATCGCGCCAGCGGCGGATTTCACCGAGCGACTCATGTGGGCGTCGTTTCCGCCCGAGGTGCGCCGCGAGATCGAGGAGACGGGTCGCTGGGAGCGGCCGTCGGCTTACGACCCTGAGCCCTACATGATCACGCGCCAGCTGATCGAGGACGGGCGCAAGCATTTGCTCATGGACGGCCCCATCCCCTTCGCCGGCCCTGTCCGCATTCTTCAGGGCGGGCGCGATCCGGACGTGCCGGCCGCGCACGCCGAAGCGCTCTCAAAGCTCATCCAAAGCCCGGACCTGCGCTTCGATCTCATCCCCGACGGCGACCATCGCCTGTCGCGCCCTGAGGACATCGACCGCCTTATCGGCGTCGCAAATGAACTGGCGGATAGGCTCGCGTCCTAA
- a CDS encoding rhodanese-like domain-containing protein, which yields MRRLMTALAFGAIALTATAVAQEKLQPTNNAQIDYRGFRGLTRDVEQVREQRLVSHAEFERMAREPNTIILDARSANAYARGHIDGAVNLPFTDFTDASLASVLRDPNVRILIYCNNNFSNNAEPVILKRVELALNIQTFINLYGYGYRNVYELSDVVDFNDPAVRWVAS from the coding sequence ATGCGTCGTCTCATGACCGCACTAGCGTTTGGCGCCATCGCGTTGACGGCGACGGCCGTCGCGCAAGAAAAGCTTCAACCAACCAATAACGCCCAGATCGATTATCGCGGCTTCCGCGGTTTGACGCGCGACGTCGAGCAAGTGCGCGAACAGCGGCTCGTCTCGCACGCCGAATTCGAGCGCATGGCGCGCGAACCGAACACGATCATTCTCGATGCGCGTTCCGCCAACGCATACGCGCGCGGCCACATCGATGGCGCTGTGAATTTGCCATTCACCGATTTCACCGATGCGAGCCTCGCAAGCGTGTTGCGCGATCCGAACGTGCGCATCCTGATTTATTGCAACAACAATTTCTCGAACAACGCTGAGCCGGTGATCCTCAAGCGCGTCGAACTCGCGCTCAACATCCAGACCTTCATCAATCTCTACGGCTACGGCTATCGCAACGTTTATGAGCTCTCGGACGTCGTGGATTTCAACGATCCCGCCGTGCGTTGGGTGGCGAGCTAG
- a CDS encoding DUF2541 family protein, whose product MNLKAYILGAVMALAATAGPAFAWDLVGTRDVRDRTERDTIVVEGPRQFERIRLCVYRQPVHLIDLDVRFANGGHQDVSVRQRINPGECTRAIDLNGDDRNITSVSMVYEETSFRRRHATVRLFAE is encoded by the coding sequence GTGAATTTGAAAGCTTATATCTTGGGCGCCGTGATGGCGCTGGCCGCCACGGCGGGCCCCGCCTTCGCGTGGGATTTGGTTGGTACGCGCGATGTGCGCGACCGCACCGAACGCGACACCATCGTCGTCGAGGGCCCACGTCAATTCGAGCGCATCCGGCTCTGCGTCTATCGCCAACCGGTGCACCTCATCGACCTTGACGTGCGCTTCGCCAATGGCGGCCACCAAGACGTGAGCGTGCGCCAGCGCATCAATCCGGGCGAATGCACCCGCGCCATCGACTTGAATGGCGACGACCGCAACATCACATCGGTCTCGATGGTGTACGAGGAAACCAGCTTCCGCCGCCGCCACGCAACGGTGCGGTTGTTCGCGGAGTAA
- a CDS encoding DUF3828 domain-containing protein yields MRRRNLVLGFAAVAALAACEREPAKVETPPATDTGVARAVTDPASVVVRFYDPYLAPDGQIPPLMEAAPWSTQMNADLQAMFQRSQAQGEPILDFDPIIDAQDYQLSDVRTATEGIVEGSHASVRASFTNAGQHEEVLYDLVWQDDRWKVDNVRTAEWDLRTIIRG; encoded by the coding sequence ATGCGCAGACGTAATCTGGTGTTGGGTTTTGCCGCTGTTGCCGCACTTGCAGCCTGCGAACGTGAGCCGGCGAAAGTGGAGACTCCGCCTGCGACGGATACAGGTGTTGCGCGCGCCGTCACCGATCCGGCGAGCGTGGTGGTGCGCTTCTACGACCCGTATCTCGCACCCGACGGACAGATACCGCCGCTAATGGAAGCCGCGCCCTGGTCGACGCAGATGAACGCTGATCTGCAAGCCATGTTCCAGCGCTCGCAGGCGCAAGGCGAGCCGATCCTCGATTTCGATCCGATCATCGACGCGCAGGATTATCAGCTGAGCGATGTGCGCACCGCGACCGAAGGCATCGTCGAAGGCAGCCACGCGAGTGTGCGCGCGAGCTTCACCAACGCCGGCCAGCACGAGGAAGTGCTCTACGACCTCGTGTGGCAGGACGATCGCTGGAAGGTGGACAATGTGCGCACCGCCGAATGGGACTTGCGCACGATTATCCGGGGCTAG
- a CDS encoding glycosyltransferase family 9 protein, whose translation MIWRKSASEGETNSVNRVLVIQLGGVASFLQALAAVKLIRERHVGARFTLLTTEATKELAEKSPYFDAVEADGKPTEPQAITKLIARIRAAKYDMIYDLEGSSRTNNYFQGLRPWPPKWSGPIAGASHAYLDPNRNDLHPMLRLAGQLNAAGIPVSGPLEPDLSWLRQTLRDAPRLRPDYFGIHGRYVLLLPRGSKADPGRCWPEEKYIDLAKRISRNGVTPVVLGGADERNVGAAIAKEVASAKNLVTRPDLFQCIGLAERASFAVGDDVELMHVAAAAGTPSLVFLSSLHRPDLAAPKGKGGVVEFTAAVIADLPVDQVERQLRNCGVFREAQTA comes from the coding sequence ATGATCTGGCGCAAGTCAGCTTCCGAAGGCGAAACGAACAGCGTGAACCGCGTGCTGGTGATTCAGCTCGGCGGCGTCGCCTCGTTTCTGCAAGCGCTCGCTGCGGTGAAGCTCATTCGTGAGCGCCACGTCGGCGCGCGTTTCACCTTGCTCACGACCGAAGCCACCAAAGAGCTGGCGGAGAAGTCGCCGTATTTCGACGCGGTCGAGGCCGACGGCAAGCCGACTGAGCCACAAGCGATCACCAAGCTCATCGCGCGCATCCGTGCGGCCAAGTACGACATGATCTACGATCTCGAAGGATCGAGCCGCACCAACAATTATTTCCAAGGTTTGCGTCCGTGGCCGCCGAAATGGTCGGGGCCGATCGCGGGCGCCAGCCACGCCTATCTCGACCCGAACCGCAACGATCTGCATCCGATGCTGCGCCTCGCGGGCCAGCTCAACGCCGCCGGCATTCCGGTGAGCGGGCCGCTTGAGCCGGATCTTTCGTGGCTGCGCCAAACGCTGCGCGACGCGCCCCGTCTGCGCCCCGATTATTTTGGCATCCACGGTCGCTACGTATTGCTTTTGCCGCGCGGCTCGAAAGCTGATCCAGGCCGCTGCTGGCCGGAAGAGAAATACATCGACCTCGCCAAGCGCATCTCCCGCAACGGCGTGACCCCGGTCGTGCTGGGCGGCGCCGATGAGCGGAATGTGGGCGCGGCGATCGCCAAGGAGGTCGCGAGCGCCAAGAACCTCGTCACTCGTCCGGACCTCTTCCAATGCATCGGCTTGGCGGAGCGCGCCTCGTTCGCGGTGGGGGATGATGTCGAGCTGATGCACGTGGCCGCCGCCGCTGGCACGCCGAGCCTCGTGTTCCTGTCCTCGCTGCACCGTCCCGATTTGGCCGCCCCGAAGGGCAAGGGCGGGGTGGTGGAATTCACCGCTGCGGTCATTGCCGACCTCCCGGTGGACCAAGTTGAGCGCCAATTGCGCAATTGCGGCGTGTTTCGCGAAGCCCAGACGGCTTGA
- the gltB gene encoding glutamate synthase large subunit codes for MNGELEIARYIRERDRLERDGLYRAEDERDACGVGLVVALDGKPRRDVVTLAIQALKAVWHRGAVDADGKTGDGAGILIDAPQDFFREIVVRTGHTPRPGPIFVGQVFLPRLDLGAQERARVIIESEIIRAGFVIYSWRQVPVDISQIGEKANATRPEIEQVLFHDPQGRDEETVDRDLFICRRRIEKRALASNIAELYVCSLSAQTLIYKGMFLAQQIDTFYPDLKDDRFVSCVAIYHQRYSTNTFPQWRLAQPFRMLAHNGEINTLKGNVNWMRSHEVRMASDAFGEADADVKPIIQPSGSDSAALDNVFEVLVRAGRAAPMAKSLLVPEAWAKSHTMKPSHRALYAYCNAVMEPWDGPAALAMFDGRWAVAGLDRNGLRPLRYALTEDGLLAIGSETGMCPLDDRKITERGRIGAGQLIAVDTHEGKLYRHDEMIDALAAQHPYGDWLENVIDLDKKLEGAEPRLFEDRAELLRRQAAAGFTMEDLELLLQPMMEEGKEAIGSMGDDAPLAVLSEQNRPLSHYFRQNFSQVTNPPIDPLREGRVMSLATRFKNLGNVLAQDETQSNVYVLSSPILTNGMYQRMLTELGDEVVRIDCTFAPPAPGEDAGVVLRAAINRIRSDAEKAIKAGRSHIALTDEAQGPDRIGCPMILIVSGVHSYLAQKGLRSFCSISVRSAECLDPHYAAVLIGCGATTVNPYLALDTIGDRVNRGLSGALTREQACANYRAALEAGLFKIISKMGISVISSYRGGLNFEAIGLSRALVDEFFPGLTSRISGVGLAGIAFEEVDKHRTAYDEALTALPVGSFYRYRARGERHALEADSIHQLQKACDTGDYVAYKKYADKVRERRLREPIQLRDLLEVRENLTPVPLAEVESVNEIRKRFVTPGMSLGALSPEAHGAMNIAMNRIGARSVSGEGGEVPERYKPLPNGDDANSAIKQVASGRFGVTAEYLNQCREIEIKVAQGAKPGEGGQLPGFKVTELIARLRHSTPGVMLISPPPHHDIYSIEDLAQLIYDLKQINPVARVCVKLVSQSGIGAVAAGVAKAGADTILISGHVGGTGASPQTSIKYAGNPWEMGLAEAHQTLMLNNLRHRVRLRTDGGLRTGRDIVVAAILGAEEFGIGTASLVAVGCLMVRQCHSNTCPVGVCTQDEALRAKFTGTPEKVVNLMSFVAEEVRELLADIGFRRLEEVIGRTDLLEQISRGAEHLDDLDLNPLLVRVDSPYPAYCTQLGRNEPPPSLDHQILDNAAGFFERGEKRQLDFAVRNTQRAIGARASAHVVRRFGMNGQREGQLTVNLRGSCGQSLGAFLVQGIALDVTGDSNDYVGKGLSGGLISLRPPAEEANRLGAIIGNTCLYGATSGKLFAAGLAGERFAVRNSGATAVIEGAGANACEYMTGGTVVILGNLGDNFGAGMTGGMAFVYDAEDRFEAMANPDTIVWRRLASKHWEETLVALIDEHVKRTGSPRAAEMLANWKAARGRFWQICPKEMLPRLSHALSDKAAVAA; via the coding sequence ATGAACGGCGAACTTGAAATCGCGCGCTATATCCGCGAGCGCGACAGACTGGAACGCGACGGCCTCTATCGCGCCGAGGACGAACGCGACGCGTGCGGCGTTGGCCTCGTGGTCGCGCTCGACGGCAAACCACGCCGTGACGTGGTGACGCTTGCGATCCAGGCGCTGAAAGCGGTGTGGCACCGTGGCGCCGTCGACGCTGACGGCAAGACCGGCGACGGCGCTGGCATTCTCATCGATGCGCCACAAGATTTCTTTCGCGAGATTGTTGTCCGCACCGGACATACGCCGCGTCCAGGCCCGATCTTCGTCGGCCAAGTGTTTTTGCCGCGCCTTGATCTGGGCGCCCAGGAGCGCGCGCGCGTCATCATCGAGAGTGAAATTATCCGCGCCGGCTTCGTGATTTATTCGTGGCGCCAGGTGCCGGTCGATATTTCGCAGATCGGCGAAAAGGCCAACGCCACGCGCCCGGAAATCGAGCAGGTGCTCTTCCACGATCCGCAAGGTCGGGACGAGGAAACCGTCGATCGCGATCTCTTCATCTGCCGCCGTCGCATCGAAAAGCGCGCGCTCGCCTCGAATATTGCCGAACTCTATGTCTGCTCGCTCTCGGCGCAGACTTTGATCTACAAGGGCATGTTCCTCGCCCAGCAGATCGACACCTTCTATCCCGATTTGAAGGACGATCGCTTCGTCTCGTGCGTGGCGATCTATCACCAACGCTATTCCACCAACACGTTCCCGCAATGGCGCTTGGCGCAGCCCTTCCGCATGCTGGCGCACAATGGCGAGATCAACACGCTGAAGGGCAACGTGAACTGGATGCGTTCGCACGAAGTGCGCATGGCGTCCGACGCGTTTGGTGAGGCTGATGCGGATGTGAAGCCGATCATCCAGCCGAGCGGCTCGGATTCGGCCGCGCTCGATAACGTGTTTGAAGTGCTGGTGCGCGCTGGCCGCGCCGCGCCGATGGCGAAATCGCTGCTGGTGCCGGAAGCGTGGGCCAAGTCGCACACGATGAAGCCGAGCCATCGCGCGCTCTACGCCTATTGCAACGCGGTGATGGAGCCGTGGGACGGCCCGGCAGCACTCGCGATGTTCGATGGCCGCTGGGCGGTCGCGGGCTTGGACCGCAACGGCCTGCGCCCGCTGCGCTATGCGCTGACTGAAGATGGCTTGCTGGCGATCGGTTCGGAAACCGGCATGTGCCCGCTCGATGATCGCAAGATCACAGAGCGCGGTCGCATCGGCGCGGGCCAGCTCATCGCCGTCGATACGCACGAGGGCAAACTTTATCGCCACGACGAGATGATCGATGCGCTCGCTGCGCAGCATCCGTACGGCGATTGGCTCGAAAACGTCATCGATCTCGACAAGAAGCTCGAAGGCGCCGAGCCGCGTCTGTTTGAGGATCGCGCTGAACTGCTGCGCCGTCAGGCTGCCGCCGGCTTCACGATGGAAGACCTCGAGCTTCTGCTTCAGCCGATGATGGAAGAGGGCAAGGAAGCCATCGGTTCGATGGGCGACGACGCGCCGCTTGCGGTGCTCTCCGAACAAAACCGGCCGCTCTCGCACTATTTCCGGCAGAATTTCAGCCAGGTCACGAACCCGCCGATCGATCCATTGCGCGAGGGCCGCGTGATGAGCCTCGCGACACGCTTCAAGAACCTCGGCAATGTGTTGGCGCAGGACGAGACGCAATCGAACGTCTATGTGCTCTCCAGCCCAATCCTCACCAACGGCATGTATCAGCGCATGCTGACCGAGTTGGGTGATGAAGTCGTGCGCATCGATTGCACGTTTGCACCGCCCGCGCCCGGTGAAGACGCGGGCGTTGTGCTCCGCGCTGCAATCAACCGTATCCGCAGCGATGCGGAGAAGGCGATCAAAGCTGGCCGTTCGCACATTGCGTTGACGGATGAAGCGCAGGGGCCGGATCGCATCGGCTGCCCGATGATCCTGATCGTCAGCGGCGTGCATTCGTATCTGGCCCAAAAGGGCTTGCGTTCGTTCTGCTCGATCTCGGTGCGCTCGGCCGAATGTCTCGATCCGCATTACGCCGCGGTGCTGATCGGTTGCGGCGCAACCACTGTGAACCCGTATCTCGCGCTCGACACGATCGGCGATCGCGTCAACCGCGGCCTTTCCGGCGCCCTGACGCGCGAACAAGCGTGTGCGAATTATCGCGCGGCGTTGGAGGCGGGGCTCTTCAAGATCATCTCGAAGATGGGCATCTCCGTGATCTCATCCTATCGCGGCGGTTTGAACTTTGAAGCCATCGGTTTGTCGCGCGCGTTGGTCGACGAATTCTTTCCAGGCCTCACCAGCCGCATCTCCGGCGTCGGCCTCGCTGGCATCGCGTTCGAGGAAGTCGACAAGCACCGCACGGCTTATGATGAGGCGCTGACGGCGCTTCCGGTGGGCAGTTTCTATCGCTACCGCGCACGCGGCGAACGCCACGCGTTGGAAGCAGACTCGATCCACCAATTGCAGAAGGCGTGCGATACCGGTGATTACGTCGCTTACAAAAAGTACGCCGACAAAGTGCGCGAACGCCGCCTACGCGAACCGATTCAGCTGCGCGATTTGTTGGAAGTGCGTGAGAACCTCACGCCCGTCCCGCTCGCCGAAGTCGAAAGCGTCAACGAAATCCGTAAACGTTTCGTCACGCCCGGCATGAGCTTGGGCGCGCTCTCGCCCGAAGCGCACGGCGCCATGAACATCGCCATGAACCGCATCGGCGCACGCTCGGTGTCGGGCGAAGGTGGCGAAGTGCCCGAACGCTACAAGCCGCTGCCCAACGGCGACGATGCGAACTCTGCGATCAAACAAGTCGCTTCGGGCCGCTTCGGCGTCACGGCGGAATATCTCAATCAGTGTCGCGAAATCGAAATCAAAGTCGCGCAGGGCGCCAAGCCGGGCGAGGGCGGCCAGCTGCCTGGCTTTAAGGTGACCGAGCTCATCGCCCGCCTGCGTCACTCGACGCCGGGTGTGATGCTGATCTCGCCGCCGCCGCACCACGACATCTACTCGATCGAAGATCTGGCGCAGTTGATTTATGATTTGAAGCAGATCAACCCGGTCGCGCGCGTATGCGTGAAGCTCGTCTCGCAATCGGGCATCGGCGCGGTTGCCGCCGGCGTCGCCAAGGCGGGCGCGGACACGATCCTGATTTCCGGCCATGTCGGCGGCACGGGCGCGAGCCCGCAAACCTCGATCAAGTACGCCGGCAATCCGTGGGAAATGGGTCTCGCTGAAGCGCATCAAACCTTGATGCTCAACAATCTCCGTCACCGCGTACGCTTGCGCACCGATGGCGGTCTGCGCACCGGTCGCGACATCGTCGTCGCCGCTATCCTGGGCGCGGAAGAGTTCGGCATCGGCACAGCCTCTCTCGTCGCCGTGGGCTGTCTCATGGTGCGTCAGTGCCATTCCAACACATGTCCTGTGGGCGTTTGTACGCAGGATGAGGCCTTGCGCGCCAAGTTCACCGGCACGCCGGAAAAGGTCGTCAATCTGATGAGCTTCGTCGCCGAAGAAGTGCGCGAATTGCTCGCCGACATCGGCTTCCGCCGTTTGGAAGAAGTGATCGGTCGTACCGATCTGCTCGAACAAATCAGCCGCGGCGCCGAGCACCTCGACGATCTCGACCTCAACCCGCTGCTCGTGCGCGTCGATAGCCCGTACCCGGCCTATTGTACGCAGCTCGGCCGCAACGAGCCGCCGCCGTCGCTGGATCACCAAATCCTCGACAATGCGGCTGGCTTCTTCGAACGCGGCGAGAAGCGTCAGCTCGATTTCGCCGTGCGCAACACGCAGCGCGCCATCGGCGCGCGCGCCTCGGCGCACGTCGTGCGCAGGTTCGGCATGAATGGTCAGCGCGAAGGCCAGCTCACAGTGAATTTGCGCGGCTCATGCGGGCAAAGCTTGGGCGCGTTCCTGGTGCAAGGCATCGCGCTCGATGTGACCGGTGACTCCAACGATTATGTCGGCAAAGGCCTATCGGGAGGTCTCATCTCACTGCGTCCGCCTGCCGAAGAAGCCAATCGTCTCGGCGCCATCATCGGCAACACCTGCCTTTATGGCGCAACCAGCGGCAAGCTCTTCGCGGCGGGTCTCGCTGGTGAACGCTTCGCGGTGCGCAATTCGGGCGCGACTGCCGTTATCGAAGGCGCGGGCGCCAACGCGTGCGAATACATGACCGGCGGCACGGTCGTGATCCTCGGCAATCTCGGCGACAATTTCGGTGCGGGCATGACCGGCGGGATGGCGTTTGTTTACGATGCCGAAGATCGCTTCGAAGCGATGGCCAACCCGGATACGATCGTGTGGCGGCGCCTCGCATCCAAGCATTGGGAAGAGACGCTGGTGGCGCTGATCGATGAGCACGTGAAGCGCACCGGTTCGCCCCGCGCGGCTGAAATGCTCGCCAATTGGAAAGCCGCACGCGGCCGCTTCTGGCAAATCTGCCCGAAGGAAATGCTGCCGCGTTTGAGCCATGCACTGAGCGATAAGGCCGCCGTCGCCGCCTAA
- the queG gene encoding tRNA epoxyqueuosine(34) reductase QueG, with protein MLERALPGVDKTQIAAAAARLGFDAIGVADARAPWQAAAWLEEFLREGRHGDMAWMAQDRRAHPQALWPDAKSAIVVGQSYAPDDDAIALLERKCDGIVSAYAARRDYHDVIKGKLKQLAQWLAKESGEDVKVFVDTAPLMEKPLAQRAGLGWQGKHTNLVSREHGSWLFLGAILSAAEIEPDEAQADHCGSCRACLDACPTAAFPAPYQLDARRCLAYLSIEHKGQIPREYRAPMGNRIYGCDDCLAVCPWNKFAQGARETRIALRDDLRLAPLAELAALDDAAFRARYAGTPVKRTGRDRFVRNVLVAVGNSGDPALASAAEARLRDESPLVRGMAVWALARLLDEAAFQRLKSAHATRESDASVTEEWG; from the coding sequence ATGTTGGAGCGCGCGCTGCCTGGCGTCGACAAAACCCAAATCGCGGCCGCCGCCGCGCGCCTCGGCTTCGACGCCATTGGCGTGGCGGACGCGCGCGCGCCGTGGCAGGCGGCGGCGTGGCTGGAAGAATTTTTGCGCGAGGGTCGGCATGGCGACATGGCCTGGATGGCCCAGGATCGGCGCGCGCATCCGCAAGCGCTTTGGCCTGACGCGAAGAGCGCCATTGTCGTCGGCCAATCCTACGCGCCTGATGACGACGCCATCGCCCTGCTGGAGCGCAAGTGCGACGGCATCGTTTCCGCCTACGCCGCGCGGCGCGATTATCACGACGTCATCAAAGGCAAGCTGAAGCAACTCGCGCAATGGCTCGCGAAAGAGAGTGGCGAAGACGTCAAAGTGTTCGTCGACACCGCGCCGCTGATGGAAAAGCCGCTGGCGCAACGCGCTGGCCTCGGCTGGCAAGGCAAGCACACCAATCTCGTCTCGCGCGAGCATGGCTCGTGGCTCTTCCTTGGCGCCATCCTCAGCGCTGCGGAAATCGAACCGGACGAAGCGCAAGCAGATCATTGCGGCTCGTGCCGCGCGTGTCTCGATGCATGCCCCACAGCCGCGTTCCCCGCGCCGTACCAACTCGATGCGCGCCGCTGCCTTGCGTATCTCTCGATCGAACACAAGGGCCAGATCCCACGCGAATACCGGGCGCCAATGGGCAATCGCATCTATGGGTGCGACGATTGCCTCGCCGTCTGCCCCTGGAACAAGTTCGCGCAAGGTGCACGCGAGACCCGGATCGCGCTGCGCGACGATCTTCGCCTGGCGCCGCTCGCGGAGCTGGCCGCGCTCGATGACGCCGCCTTCCGCGCGCGTTATGCCGGTACGCCGGTGAAGCGCACCGGGCGCGACCGCTTCGTCCGCAACGTGCTCGTGGCTGTGGGCAATTCTGGCGATCCGGCGCTCGCAAGCGCAGCAGAGGCACGGCTTAGGGATGAATCGCCTTTAGTGCGCGGCATGGCGGTATGGGCGCTCGCGCGGTTGCTTGACGAGGCGGCCTTCCAGCGCCTCAAATCCGCCCACGCGACGCGAGAAAGCGACGCCAGCGTCACCGAGGAGTGGGGATGA
- a CDS encoding glycosyltransferase family 4 protein: protein MQEGHILTVLQVTPELSAGGVERTTLEMAEAISRAGGLALVASAGGRLEPDLRAAGGELIQLPAATKNPITAISNAFAMAKVVRERGVQIVHARSRAPAWSALAAARMTRTPFLTTFHGIYNARSSLKRLYNSVMARGDLVIANSEYTRQHVIKQYNIDPARVIAIPRGVDLEHFDPVRIKPDDIATLRSQWGLAENDKRIVFIIPARLTRWKGHLVLIEAIKHIEAKRPGALKLIIAGDAQGRRGYHEAIVTNIEANKLQDVVAVVGHVRQMPLAFAASDVAVFPSIEPEAFGRGAVEAQAMGVPVIASNLGGFTETVVEGETGFLVPAGNVTALATAMERFIDLAPETRVKMGQKGRDRAQALYSKEALQTATLAVYERLLREAKERKT from the coding sequence TTGCAAGAAGGTCACATCCTGACAGTTCTGCAAGTTACCCCTGAGCTTAGTGCTGGCGGGGTCGAGCGGACCACGCTTGAAATGGCGGAGGCGATCAGCCGCGCCGGGGGGCTCGCTTTGGTCGCTAGCGCCGGCGGCCGCCTTGAGCCGGACCTCAGGGCGGCCGGCGGCGAGTTGATCCAACTCCCCGCCGCCACAAAAAATCCGATCACCGCGATTTCGAACGCATTCGCCATGGCCAAGGTCGTGCGCGAGCGCGGCGTGCAGATCGTGCATGCGCGATCGCGGGCGCCAGCGTGGAGCGCGCTCGCCGCGGCGCGCATGACCAGGACGCCGTTCCTGACGACGTTCCACGGCATCTACAACGCGCGCTCGTCGCTGAAGCGCCTCTACAATTCGGTGATGGCGCGCGGCGATCTTGTGATCGCCAACTCGGAATACACGCGCCAGCACGTGATCAAACAGTACAACATCGATCCCGCGCGCGTGATCGCCATTCCGCGCGGCGTCGATCTCGAACACTTCGATCCCGTGCGGATTAAGCCGGACGACATAGCCACATTGCGGTCGCAATGGGGTCTTGCCGAGAACGATAAACGCATTGTTTTTATCATTCCAGCGCGCCTTACACGTTGGAAAGGGCATTTGGTTTTGATCGAAGCGATCAAGCACATTGAAGCCAAACGCCCCGGCGCGCTGAAGCTGATTATTGCTGGCGATGCGCAAGGGCGGCGCGGTTACCACGAAGCAATCGTTACGAACATTGAAGCCAATAAACTGCAGGATGTTGTGGCGGTCGTAGGCCATGTGAGGCAGATGCCTCTGGCGTTCGCCGCATCCGACGTCGCCGTGTTCCCTTCAATAGAGCCGGAAGCGTTTGGTCGAGGCGCTGTGGAAGCGCAAGCGATGGGCGTGCCGGTTATTGCGTCCAATCTCGGCGGTTTCACTGAAACCGTGGTGGAGGGTGAAACAGGGTTTCTTGTCCCGGCTGGGAATGTCACGGCGCTTGCAACAGCGATGGAGCGTTTCATCGATCTGGCGCCTGAGACTCGCGTCAAAATGGGACAGAAGGGACGTGACCGCGCGCAGGCGCTCTATTCGAAAGAAGCCCTGCAAACGGCCACATTAGCGGTTTACGAACGGCTCTTGCGCGAAGCGAAAGAGCGGAAAACATAA